One genomic window of Paramormyrops kingsleyae isolate MSU_618 chromosome 22, PKINGS_0.4, whole genome shotgun sequence includes the following:
- the LOC111852874 gene encoding zinc finger protein 750-like isoform X1, whose amino-acid sequence MERHVGSSPDVTRSLERHAVVGNSGQERKQARSRRSTASEPADMSVTMERKPKRPHFIPRPPGKPYKYQCFQCPFTCNEKSHLFNHMKYDLCKNSISLMSQQAKHPKRDPVPDQIPPSETPAPQTHTGDTDRARGPDDGPDQKHTREDEADPSSRETSTGCLAESRSHGSSAAKEPQTDPSAFSLIAPEVDTSTSKKPEASTPIWGPFRDSSVNSGPAPPQLLDYSATAPGHLLHPTPQPPGICTDYERAMQIHLYFLGPQRPLQPRLLFPEYSSLPLPEYYYTHYPPFHLAPPPHYWPSLTANHISKDPSMEFPGHRLHNREHELYSYPCAQGGHSNESFLGPWSAVQPREQRSGRSPRAGCAASCSPDRPVTAKLPRMTVDKHRPYQPYQSEGRVPIPQPIRGQVSTGSPIQETRISEEREPNSTLKEDDGEEMPLTPLNLSKKDQKDLGSVSNLPTTRGSSPYRETVPLNLSVKSPTSSPATPTHVNWPTFTPPSLTEKQTAAIALCQLAAAGGFAEGSKRKLAECRAQAKGQERMRCKEKEQPARTGKAEEANRALKKRLRRT is encoded by the exons ATGGAGCGACATGTGGGATCATCTCCTGATGTTACCAGATCACTGGAGCGTCATGCAGTTGTAGGGAACTCCG GACAGGAGAGGAAGCAAGCAAGAAGCAGGAGGTCCACCGCGTCCGAGCCAGCAGACATGAGTGTCACAATGGAACGCAAGCCGAAGCGGCCCCATTTCATCCCCCGGCCACCAGGAAAGCCCTACAAGTACCAGTGCTTCCAGTGTCCGTTCACCTGCAACGAGAAGTCCCACCTCTTCAACCACATGAAGTACGACCTCTGCAAGAACTCCATCTCCTTGATGTCACAGCAGGCCAAGCATCCAAAACGGGACCCCGTCCCCGACCAGATACCGCCCTCGgaaacccccgccccccagacCCACACGGGGGACACGGACCGGGCCAGAGGTCCAGACGACGGCCCAGACCAAAAGCACACTCGGGAGGACGAAGCAGATCCTTCGTCCCGAGAAACGTCGACCGGATGCCTGGCAGAGTCACGGTCACACGGAAGCTCTGCTGCGAAGGAGCCCCAGACCGACCCCTCAGCCTTCTCGCTCATCGCTCCCGAGGTCGACACGTCGACGTCAAAGAAGCCCGAAGCCTCTACTCCAATCTGGGGCCCCTTTCGCGACTCCAGTGTAAACTCTGGCCCAGCTCCACCACAACTCCTCGACTACTCCGCCACTGCACCAGGCCACCTcctgcaccccaccccccagccgccAGGAATCTGCACAGACTATGAAAGGGCAATGCAGATCCACCTATACTTCCTGGGTCCCCAGAGGCCCTTACAGCCTCGCCTGCTCTTCCCTGAGTACTCCTCCCTGCCACTGCCAGAGTACTACTACACCCACTACCCACCCTTCCActtagccccgccccctcactaCTGGCCTTCTCTCACTGCCAACCACATCTCGAAAGACCCTTCTATGGAGTTCCCTGGCCACCGCCTGCATAACCGGGAGCATGAGCTTTATTCGTACCCTTGTGCCCAAGGTGGCCACAGCAACGAGTCCTTTCTGGGGCCATGGAGTGCGGTTCAGCCCAGGGAGCAGAGGTCAGGGAGGAGCCCAAGGGCAGGGTGTGCGGCCTCCTGTTCACCGGACCGACCGGTTACAGCCAAACTTCCCAGGATGACGGTTGACAAACACAGACCTTATCAGCCCTACCAATCGGAGGGAAGGGTGCCCAtcccacagccaatcagaggacaAGTAAGCACTGGGAGCCCCATACAGGAAACAAG GATCTCAGAAGAGAGAGAACCCAACTCCACATTGAAGGAGGACGACGGGGAGGAAATGCCTCTGACTCCACTAAACCTCTCCAAGAAGGACCAAAAGGACCTGGGGTCTGTCTCAAACCTCCCCACCACCAGAGGGAGCTCTCCATACCGAGAGACCGTCCCTCTTAACCTGTCTGTCAAGTCACCCACCTCTAGCCCGGCTACTCCCACCCATGTGAATTGGCCCACATTCACCCCCCCGAGCTTGACTGAGAAGCAGACGGCCGCCATCGCTCTCTGCCAgctggctgctgctggtggcTTCGCAGAGGGCAGCAAACGCAAGCTGGCAGAGTGCCGAGCCCAGGCCAAAGGTCAGGAGAGGATGCGGTGCAAAGAGAAAGAGCAGCCAGCTAGGACAGGCAAGGCTGAAGAGGCGAACCGAGCCCTAAAGAAGAGGCTTCGCAGAACCTGA
- the LOC111852874 gene encoding zinc finger protein 750-like isoform X2, whose product MSVTMERKPKRPHFIPRPPGKPYKYQCFQCPFTCNEKSHLFNHMKYDLCKNSISLMSQQAKHPKRDPVPDQIPPSETPAPQTHTGDTDRARGPDDGPDQKHTREDEADPSSRETSTGCLAESRSHGSSAAKEPQTDPSAFSLIAPEVDTSTSKKPEASTPIWGPFRDSSVNSGPAPPQLLDYSATAPGHLLHPTPQPPGICTDYERAMQIHLYFLGPQRPLQPRLLFPEYSSLPLPEYYYTHYPPFHLAPPPHYWPSLTANHISKDPSMEFPGHRLHNREHELYSYPCAQGGHSNESFLGPWSAVQPREQRSGRSPRAGCAASCSPDRPVTAKLPRMTVDKHRPYQPYQSEGRVPIPQPIRGQVSTGSPIQETRISEEREPNSTLKEDDGEEMPLTPLNLSKKDQKDLGSVSNLPTTRGSSPYRETVPLNLSVKSPTSSPATPTHVNWPTFTPPSLTEKQTAAIALCQLAAAGGFAEGSKRKLAECRAQAKGQERMRCKEKEQPARTGKAEEANRALKKRLRRT is encoded by the exons ATGAGTGTCACAATGGAACGCAAGCCGAAGCGGCCCCATTTCATCCCCCGGCCACCAGGAAAGCCCTACAAGTACCAGTGCTTCCAGTGTCCGTTCACCTGCAACGAGAAGTCCCACCTCTTCAACCACATGAAGTACGACCTCTGCAAGAACTCCATCTCCTTGATGTCACAGCAGGCCAAGCATCCAAAACGGGACCCCGTCCCCGACCAGATACCGCCCTCGgaaacccccgccccccagacCCACACGGGGGACACGGACCGGGCCAGAGGTCCAGACGACGGCCCAGACCAAAAGCACACTCGGGAGGACGAAGCAGATCCTTCGTCCCGAGAAACGTCGACCGGATGCCTGGCAGAGTCACGGTCACACGGAAGCTCTGCTGCGAAGGAGCCCCAGACCGACCCCTCAGCCTTCTCGCTCATCGCTCCCGAGGTCGACACGTCGACGTCAAAGAAGCCCGAAGCCTCTACTCCAATCTGGGGCCCCTTTCGCGACTCCAGTGTAAACTCTGGCCCAGCTCCACCACAACTCCTCGACTACTCCGCCACTGCACCAGGCCACCTcctgcaccccaccccccagccgccAGGAATCTGCACAGACTATGAAAGGGCAATGCAGATCCACCTATACTTCCTGGGTCCCCAGAGGCCCTTACAGCCTCGCCTGCTCTTCCCTGAGTACTCCTCCCTGCCACTGCCAGAGTACTACTACACCCACTACCCACCCTTCCActtagccccgccccctcactaCTGGCCTTCTCTCACTGCCAACCACATCTCGAAAGACCCTTCTATGGAGTTCCCTGGCCACCGCCTGCATAACCGGGAGCATGAGCTTTATTCGTACCCTTGTGCCCAAGGTGGCCACAGCAACGAGTCCTTTCTGGGGCCATGGAGTGCGGTTCAGCCCAGGGAGCAGAGGTCAGGGAGGAGCCCAAGGGCAGGGTGTGCGGCCTCCTGTTCACCGGACCGACCGGTTACAGCCAAACTTCCCAGGATGACGGTTGACAAACACAGACCTTATCAGCCCTACCAATCGGAGGGAAGGGTGCCCAtcccacagccaatcagaggacaAGTAAGCACTGGGAGCCCCATACAGGAAACAAG GATCTCAGAAGAGAGAGAACCCAACTCCACATTGAAGGAGGACGACGGGGAGGAAATGCCTCTGACTCCACTAAACCTCTCCAAGAAGGACCAAAAGGACCTGGGGTCTGTCTCAAACCTCCCCACCACCAGAGGGAGCTCTCCATACCGAGAGACCGTCCCTCTTAACCTGTCTGTCAAGTCACCCACCTCTAGCCCGGCTACTCCCACCCATGTGAATTGGCCCACATTCACCCCCCCGAGCTTGACTGAGAAGCAGACGGCCGCCATCGCTCTCTGCCAgctggctgctgctggtggcTTCGCAGAGGGCAGCAAACGCAAGCTGGCAGAGTGCCGAGCCCAGGCCAAAGGTCAGGAGAGGATGCGGTGCAAAGAGAAAGAGCAGCCAGCTAGGACAGGCAAGGCTGAAGAGGCGAACCGAGCCCTAAAGAAGAGGCTTCGCAGAACCTGA
- the fn3krp gene encoding ketosamine-3-kinase: protein MEALLKKELATSTLKATGHSGGGCISEGQSYCTDNGMVFVKINHKSQARLMFDGEMASLEAILQTATVKVPKPVKVLDMERGGAVFVMEHLDMGSLNRHSAKLGEQLADLHFHNQRLRERQDRERQTIGRGAGQSDATFIDKFGFHTVTCCGYLPQVNDWQSDWVSFYCQQRLQHQLSLVEKTCGDREARELWSRLQLKIPQLFTGLEVVPALLHGDLWGGNVAECADGPVIFDPASFYGHAEFELAIAGMFGGFSSSFYSAYHKKIPKAPGFENRHQLYQLFHYLNHWNHFGGGYKGSSLRIMKDLAK from the exons ATGGAAGCCTTGTTGAAAAAGGAGCTCGCAACTTCCACGCTGAAAGCCACTGGCCACTCGGGAGGGGGATGTATCAGCGAAGGGCAGAGCTACTGTACTGACAACGGAATGGTGTTTGTGAAGATAAACCATAAGAGTCAG GCAAGGCTGATGTTCGATGGCGAAATGGCCAGCCTGGAAGCCATCTTACAGACTGCCACTGTGAAGGTGCCGAAACCAGTGAAGGTGCTAGACATGGAGCGCGGGGGTGCAGTGTTCGTCATGGAGCACCTTGATATGGGGAGCCTGAACAG GCACTCTGCAAAGTTGGGCGAGCAGCTGGCTGACTTGCACTTCCACAACCAGAgactgagagagagacaggacaggGAACGGCAGACCATCG GCAGAGGAGCAGGCCAGTCTGATGCGACCTTCATCGACAAGTTTGGGTTCCACACCGTAACCTGCTGTGGTTACCTGCCACAG GTAAACGATTGGCAGAGCGACTGGGTGTCGTTCTACTGTCAGCAAAGACTTCAGCACCAGCTTAGCTTGGTGGAGAAGACGTGCGGGGACCGGGAGGCCCGAGAGCTGTGGTCTCGACTCCAG CTGAAGATCCCGCAGCTCTTCACAGGTTTAGAGGTTGTCCCAGCCCTGCTGCACGGTGACCTATGGGGGGGCAACGTGGCAGAGTGTGCGGATGGCCCCGTCATATTTGACCCCGCCTCCTTTTACGGCCACGCGGAGTTCGAGTTGGCCATTGCCGGCATGTTCGGTGGCTTCAGCAGCTCCTTCTACTCCGCCTACCACAAGAAGATACCCAAGGCACCCGGGTTCGAGAACAGGCACCAGCTCTACCAGCTTTTCCATTACCTTAACCATTGGAACCACTTTGGTGGTGGCTACAAGGGCTCATCCCTGCGCATCATGAAAGACCTTGCAAAGTAA
- the arl16 gene encoding ADP-ribosylation factor-like protein 16 isoform X1, translating into MCLLLGPTAVGKTLLLKRLQKLNVRNETPESGEVPPTLPTVGTNLTDLTLKKGKVTIRELGGCMGPIWPSYYTDCPSVIFMVDSANISQVSSSCIQLLSILSAEPLRGASVLVIFNKIDLPCPMTLMEMKSLFRMDDIIASATQPITILEASARTGQGLHKVLNWLDSTLKE; encoded by the exons ATGTGTTTGCTGCTCGGACCCACCGCGGTTGGGAAGACGCTGCTGCTAAAACGGTTACAAA AGCTTAATGTACGGAATGAGACGCCCGAGTCAGGAGAAGTTCCCCCTACATTACCTACT GTGGGCACCAACCTGACTGACCTGACCCTGAAGAAGGGGAAGGTGACTatcagggagctggggggctGCATGGGACCCATTTGGCCCAGTTACTACACCGACTGTCCCTCTGTAATC TTCATGGTGGATTCCGCCAATATCAGCCAGGTGTCTTCTTCCTGCATCCAGCTCCTCTCCATCCTTTCTGCTGAGCCACTGAGAGGTGCCTCGGTCCTCGTGATCTTCAACAAGAT TGACCTGCCCTGCCCCATGACCCTTATGGAGATGAAGTCACTGTTCAGGATGGATGACATCATAGCCTCAGCTACTCAGCCAATCACGATACTGGAAGCGAGCGCTCGCACTGGGCAAGGCCTACATAAggtgctcaactggttggacTCTACCCTAaaagagtga
- the arl16 gene encoding ADP-ribosylation factor-like protein 16 isoform X2, translating into MCLLLGPTAVGKTLLLKRLQKLNVRNETPESGEVPPTLPTVGTNLTDLTLKKGKFMVDSANISQVSSSCIQLLSILSAEPLRGASVLVIFNKIDLPCPMTLMEMKSLFRMDDIIASATQPITILEASARTGQGLHKVLNWLDSTLKE; encoded by the exons ATGTGTTTGCTGCTCGGACCCACCGCGGTTGGGAAGACGCTGCTGCTAAAACGGTTACAAA AGCTTAATGTACGGAATGAGACGCCCGAGTCAGGAGAAGTTCCCCCTACATTACCTACT GTGGGCACCAACCTGACTGACCTGACCCTGAAGAAGGGGAAG TTCATGGTGGATTCCGCCAATATCAGCCAGGTGTCTTCTTCCTGCATCCAGCTCCTCTCCATCCTTTCTGCTGAGCCACTGAGAGGTGCCTCGGTCCTCGTGATCTTCAACAAGAT TGACCTGCCCTGCCCCATGACCCTTATGGAGATGAAGTCACTGTTCAGGATGGATGACATCATAGCCTCAGCTACTCAGCCAATCACGATACTGGAAGCGAGCGCTCGCACTGGGCAAGGCCTACATAAggtgctcaactggttggacTCTACCCTAaaagagtga